A genomic stretch from Sphingobacterium sp. ML3W includes:
- a CDS encoding LytTR family DNA-binding domain-containing protein — translation MKIKCVIVDDEPNAAKLLEDYVSRIPFLELCGVYFESEKALLNIGHNNIDLIFLDINLPGLNGLELASMLPPNTKIIFTTAYSEYAVDSYEKNAVDYLLKPISFNRFLSAITKVKDQFAQPDSSVPTLQSEDQQDSFFIKIGYETVKINFRDLKYIEGSREYVFLHTIQGKQMCYKRMKELAERLPESFVRVHHSFIVNINHISKIDALHIFIQEDKIPIGTTYKDIFAGIIKNRSI, via the coding sequence ATGAAAATAAAATGCGTAATAGTAGATGATGAGCCTAATGCAGCCAAGCTTTTGGAAGATTATGTCAGCCGGATTCCATTTCTGGAACTTTGTGGTGTTTATTTTGAAAGTGAAAAAGCGCTCCTAAATATCGGTCACAACAATATTGATCTTATTTTTCTGGACATTAATCTACCGGGACTCAATGGACTGGAACTGGCAAGTATGCTCCCTCCGAATACTAAAATTATTTTTACCACTGCTTACTCTGAATATGCGGTTGATAGCTATGAAAAAAATGCGGTTGATTATCTCTTAAAACCCATCTCATTCAACAGGTTTCTTTCAGCCATTACAAAAGTGAAGGATCAGTTTGCACAGCCGGATTCCAGTGTTCCCACGCTTCAATCCGAAGATCAACAGGATTCATTTTTTATAAAAATAGGCTATGAAACAGTGAAAATCAATTTTCGTGATCTGAAGTATATTGAAGGTTCCAGAGAATATGTATTCTTGCACACCATCCAGGGAAAGCAGATGTGCTATAAAAGAATGAAGGAACTTGCCGAACGCCTGCCGGAGTCCTTTGTAAGAGTGCATCATTCTTTTATTGTCAACATCAATCATATCAGCAAAATCGATGCACTACACATCTTTATCCAGGAAGACAAGATCCCTATCGGGACAACTTACAAGGATATTTTTGCTGGTATTATTAAAAATAGATCCATTTAG
- a CDS encoding histidine kinase has product MLYTYLRIGDAVYAVAIATVAFLCFATIVYTYTLFLYPKLYNANKVSFSITLLLTFALVSFSRILVETHFVARLFSGNSFFNSSTAHISYVLVTNFISLVLAVLLKHVSMSFIIMKKQKEMERKQLITEMKLLKAQLQPHFLFNSLNNIYYETYRESPKAALLIEKLSQIMRFFLEINMKEKIPIETEILFIKNIIDLEQVRCYNPIAIEINSNEEAGIFVPPMLMVPLVENALKHGIDKTSPDNYIFIEIQITAQHISFLIRNRLHPDPYKVNQSGTGLKNLEERLTLFYADNYKLYSSQKGSEFIATLMIPKT; this is encoded by the coding sequence ATGCTATATACCTATCTACGCATAGGTGATGCAGTTTATGCTGTGGCAATCGCTACCGTAGCTTTCCTTTGCTTTGCGACCATTGTGTACACTTACACCTTATTTTTATACCCTAAATTGTACAATGCAAATAAAGTATCGTTTTCCATCACATTGCTGCTCACTTTTGCGCTGGTATCATTCAGCAGAATATTGGTAGAAACGCACTTTGTTGCTCGACTTTTTAGTGGTAATTCTTTTTTTAACAGCAGTACGGCTCATATTTCTTATGTCCTGGTGACCAATTTCATTTCTCTGGTGCTGGCGGTCTTACTCAAACATGTTTCTATGTCCTTCATCATCATGAAAAAACAGAAAGAGATGGAAAGAAAACAGCTGATCACTGAAATGAAATTGTTGAAAGCCCAATTGCAGCCACACTTCCTCTTTAATTCACTGAATAATATTTATTATGAAACCTACAGGGAAAGTCCAAAAGCAGCGTTGCTCATCGAGAAACTTTCACAGATTATGCGTTTCTTTTTAGAAATCAACATGAAGGAGAAAATCCCAATAGAAACAGAGATTTTGTTTATAAAGAACATCATCGATCTGGAACAGGTACGTTGCTATAATCCGATCGCTATTGAAATAAATAGTAATGAAGAGGCTGGAATATTTGTACCACCCATGCTGATGGTTCCTCTAGTTGAAAATGCGCTCAAACATGGCATAGACAAAACAAGCCCTGATAACTATATATTTATTGAAATACAGATAACAGCACAGCACATTTCTTTTCTTATCAGAAACAGACTTCATCCTGATCCCTATAAAGTTAATCAATCAGGAACAGGGCTAAAAAATCTGGAAGAAAGATTGACGCTGTTTTATGCAGATAATTATAAATTATATAGCTCCCAGAAAGGGAGCGAGTTTATCGCAACCTTAATGATCCCGAAAACATGA
- a CDS encoding serine hydrolase domain-containing protein, with translation MKLTINFLAFFFATLFLSSSVYGQRIDDYSSKIDSLIQTANPRTFNGVILITENGNTKYAKAFGYSNMERKVPISLEDNFRIQSNSKQITAVLILKEVEKGNISLDKPIGTYLTDLKQQWADTVTVHQLLNMSAGIVSLDKPLAFKPGTGFYYSNPAYGLLGRLIESTTGRKYVDVANSLFKELKMKNTYCYEIGKSNQGLINGYVRSKDSISFVDFKTLNFTNESWSNFIPTGGIISNVTDLNLWDTKLHNGKILKTKSYVAMVNSTNIDPDFTFSEKKSKYGYGVNINEEEPIKYIGHGGRGLGFVSLKIYVPAKKLNLIILENTYDRNTDIVYFFEKNIRQIVMNSSLVK, from the coding sequence ATGAAACTAACAATTAATTTTTTGGCCTTTTTTTTCGCGACACTATTTCTTAGTTCTAGTGTTTATGGTCAACGAATAGACGACTATTCTTCCAAAATTGACAGTTTAATTCAAACTGCAAACCCACGAACTTTTAATGGCGTTATTCTGATTACAGAAAATGGAAATACAAAATACGCGAAAGCATTTGGATATTCCAATATGGAGCGCAAGGTGCCAATAAGCTTAGAAGACAATTTCAGAATTCAGTCGAATAGCAAACAAATCACAGCAGTTTTAATTTTAAAAGAGGTTGAAAAGGGTAATATAAGTTTAGACAAACCAATCGGAACCTATCTGACTGACCTAAAACAACAGTGGGCCGATACAGTTACGGTACATCAGTTACTGAATATGTCAGCAGGTATTGTGAGTCTCGACAAGCCATTGGCGTTTAAACCGGGCACAGGTTTTTACTATAGCAATCCTGCTTATGGATTATTGGGCCGATTGATTGAAAGCACTACTGGAAGAAAATATGTAGACGTAGCAAATAGTTTATTTAAGGAGTTAAAAATGAAAAATACTTACTGCTATGAAATAGGCAAAAGCAACCAGGGGCTTATCAATGGATATGTGCGATCAAAAGACTCCATTAGTTTCGTAGATTTTAAAACCTTGAATTTTACCAATGAATCCTGGTCAAATTTCATACCGACCGGAGGCATTATCTCCAATGTGACTGATTTAAACCTTTGGGATACAAAACTTCATAATGGCAAAATACTGAAAACAAAATCTTATGTTGCTATGGTAAATTCGACAAACATTGATCCTGATTTTACCTTTAGTGAAAAAAAATCGAAATACGGATATGGAGTGAACATTAATGAGGAAGAACCAATAAAATATATTGGACACGGGGGAAGGGGATTAGGCTTTGTAAGTCTTAAGATTTATGTACCCGCTAAAAAACTGAATTTAATCATCTTGGAAAACACTTATGATAGAAATACGGATATCGTTTACTTTTTTGAAAAAAATATAAGACAGATTGTAATGAATAGCAGTCTCGTAAAATAG
- a CDS encoding sigma-70 family RNA polymerase sigma factor, whose product MKTIDAVLLQRLKDADYSAFDEIYAHHWSALLQIAVRKLDDVDLAMDLVQDLFVDLWQRRYMIDIHSTLRAYLVSALYHKLFQYFRKKGVQEKHIEQYSLMIQDGLQDVFPIDGYEENYTDVLVAIEQSVVEMPDRMRIVFNLKYQRSLSNHEIAEQLGISLQTVKNQLSKALNLVRQHMQQRQLNPTVFLSLSFLLFF is encoded by the coding sequence GTGAAAACCATAGACGCCGTACTGTTACAACGTCTAAAAGATGCAGATTACAGTGCTTTTGATGAGATTTATGCGCATCATTGGAGCGCTCTTCTCCAAATTGCAGTGAGGAAGCTGGACGATGTGGACCTGGCCATGGATCTTGTTCAGGATCTCTTTGTGGACCTCTGGCAAAGACGGTACATGATCGATATCCATAGCACATTGCGAGCCTATCTTGTTTCAGCCCTATACCATAAGCTTTTCCAGTATTTCAGAAAGAAAGGTGTACAGGAGAAACATATTGAGCAATATAGCTTAATGATACAGGATGGTTTACAAGATGTTTTTCCGATTGATGGCTATGAAGAAAACTATACAGATGTATTGGTTGCGATCGAACAGTCTGTGGTGGAGATGCCCGACCGGATGCGGATCGTTTTTAACCTGAAATATCAACGTAGCCTCAGTAACCACGAGATTGCGGAACAATTGGGCATTTCGCTTCAGACCGTAAAAAACCAATTGAGTAAAGCCTTGAATCTTGTGCGCCAGCACATGCAACAGCGGCAGCTGAATCCAACGGTTTTTTTGTCATTATCTTTTCTACTCTTCTTTTAG
- a CDS encoding FecR domain-containing protein, with protein sequence MQERKRELEKLIQKYSSGQLTDLEREHLTKWLQELDVTKGDSFELEGASRQMKEKIDARLLSTEATVKIQHPSWLFLCKIAAFVLFCFSFSWFLLEGNSTGESEQKGSVSVAKSLPKSIKKTCTVVQDSMILLEDGSKVRLLANSTMSWPQPFPKEQRAIQLQGKAFFEVAHDKTRPFTVLASNILTTALGTSFWVTQDTKNAKPRVRLITGRVSIKERGKDGKERLLAYLTPGQTWKERPVDLKKEQLSAAEKPVEMAVPIALVFQHRPLTEVLPAIASFYQTTIVFTADEVSGLSLYGTYTHENDVAQILQTICLANDLELKFNSETNTYTIVKNSQ encoded by the coding sequence ATGCAAGAAAGAAAAAGAGAACTGGAAAAATTAATTCAGAAGTATTCATCAGGACAGCTAACCGATCTCGAGCGTGAGCATTTAACAAAATGGCTGCAGGAGCTTGATGTGACTAAAGGGGATAGCTTCGAGCTGGAAGGGGCAAGTCGTCAGATGAAAGAAAAGATTGATGCACGCCTATTGTCCACTGAGGCGACTGTGAAAATTCAGCATCCCTCTTGGCTGTTTCTGTGTAAAATTGCGGCGTTTGTTCTTTTTTGTTTTTCGTTTTCATGGTTTCTGCTGGAAGGGAACTCCACTGGAGAATCAGAGCAAAAGGGCTCCGTTAGTGTCGCGAAAAGTTTGCCTAAGTCCATAAAGAAGACATGTACGGTAGTGCAGGATAGTATGATTTTATTGGAAGATGGTAGTAAAGTGCGTCTTTTAGCAAATTCTACAATGAGCTGGCCGCAACCTTTCCCAAAGGAGCAGCGTGCGATTCAATTGCAGGGAAAGGCTTTTTTTGAAGTGGCGCATGATAAAACCCGCCCATTTACCGTTCTGGCAAGCAATATTCTGACGACGGCATTGGGAACCTCATTCTGGGTTACACAGGATACGAAAAATGCCAAACCCAGGGTGCGCCTGATCACAGGAAGAGTTTCCATTAAAGAACGTGGCAAAGATGGGAAAGAAAGGCTGCTCGCATATTTGACGCCAGGGCAAACCTGGAAGGAAAGGCCTGTAGACCTGAAAAAAGAACAGCTTTCGGCAGCTGAAAAACCAGTGGAAATGGCGGTTCCGATCGCATTGGTATTTCAACACAGACCCCTCACGGAAGTGTTGCCCGCCATTGCGTCGTTCTACCAGACAACCATTGTCTTTACTGCAGATGAAGTGTCTGGATTATCATTATATGGTACCTATACACACGAAAATGATGTTGCGCAAATTCTACAGACCATCTGCCTTGCAAATGATCTGGAACTCAAGTTTAATTCCGAAACAAATACCTATACGATCGTAAAGAACAGTCAATAA